One segment of Spodoptera frugiperda isolate SF20-4 chromosome 5, AGI-APGP_CSIRO_Sfru_2.0, whole genome shotgun sequence DNA contains the following:
- the LOC118272086 gene encoding protein aveugle, producing MVEDSSLNSNKSKTKTTRPKAVYLWTEADVQKWLRRHCSDYYNLYWEKFHEHDITGRALVRINDNTLLRMGIMNKEHREAIWREILKLRLKADIVEIRDLERRHNYFNYDL from the exons atggTTGAAGACTCCAGTTTGAATTCCAACAAATCAAAG acGAAGACAACACGCCCTAAGGCGGTGTACTTGTGGACGGAGGCCGATGTACAGAAATGGTTGAGAAGACACTGCAGTGATTATTACAATCTGTACTGGGAGAAATTCCACGAG CATGATATAACAGGCAGAGCTCTAGTCAGAATTAATGACAACACACTGCTGCGCATGGGCATCATGAACAAGGAACACCGTGAAGCAATATGGAGAGAGATACTCAAGTTGAGGTTGAAGGCTGACATCGTGGAGATCAGAGACTTGGAGAGGAGACACAACTACTTCAACTACGATTTGTGA